A genome region from Triticum aestivum cultivar Chinese Spring chromosome 2B, IWGSC CS RefSeq v2.1, whole genome shotgun sequence includes the following:
- the LOC123040729 gene encoding uncharacterized protein has translation MAVADAVLPSPPPPPQPPPARTVVVRFALAWMLALGLVLCVAAKALACLGFATAWVASAASAAKVVARRAWGEGSAPFLFLQALTYGALKVCVYNFLVLLALVVLQLCAQRVAYVIALVSGSTSGFKKSALGATRPVSVARFFRLLRPMVLGFVAYVAFILLVVAGFLVAMMSPHVEGSMSQGEVVGSVIMDVGIFGSHATACFVMMPALVLSFWREYQADRKAPSQFC, from the exons ATGGCCGTCGCCGACGCGGtgctgccctcgccgccgccgccgccgcagcccccgcCGGCGCGGACCGTCGTCGTGCGCTTCGCCCTTGCCTGGATGCTGGCGCTCGGGCTCGTCCTCTGCGTCGCGGCGAAGGCCCTCGCCTGCCTGGGCTTCGCCACTGCGTGGGTCGCCTCCGCGGCCTCGGCTGCGAAGGTCGTGGCGCGCCGCGCCTGGGGCGAGGGCTCCGCTCCCTTCCTCTTCCTCCAGGCGCTCACGTACGGGGCTCTCAAGGTCTGCGTCTACAACTTCCTTGTGTTGCTCGCGCTTGTCGTCCTGCAGCTGTGCGCCCAGCGCGTGGCCTACGTGATTGCACTTGTATCTGGCTCCACTTCGGGATTCAAGAAG AGCGCCTTAGGAGCAACCAGGCCGGTGTCCGTTGCACGCTTCTTTAGGCTTCTGCGGCCCATGGTGCTTGGATTTGTCGCATACGTGGCCTTTATCCTGCTAGTGGTTGCTGGTTTTCTGGTAGCAATGATGTCGCCACATGTGGAGGGATCGATGTCTCAGGGGGAAGTGGTTGGTTCGGTGATCATGGATGTGGGGATATTTGGTTCGCATGCGACAGCTTGCTTTGTTATGATGCCAGCTCTCGTTCTTAGTTTCTGGAGGGAGTACCAGGCAGACAGGAAAGCACCATCGCAGTTCTgttga